A genomic stretch from Pseudoliparis swirei isolate HS2019 ecotype Mariana Trench chromosome 18, NWPU_hadal_v1, whole genome shotgun sequence includes:
- the LOC130207982 gene encoding transcriptional protein SWT1-like, which translates to MSFAALQMQVMEQLTRSGRRLEVNGLQVYAELTCMDIDPPREGATDSLSKQAPRQDLLVLDTNVLISHLDYVKKIKAHGLGAVGFPIVLIPWVVLQELDSLKKRRGTSSSVARRAPLAMSYINACLKKREPKLWGQSMQQDVAISSE; encoded by the exons ATGTCGTTTGCTGCTCTGCAGATGCAGGTGATGGAACAGCTCACGCGCTCCGGGAGGCGACTGGAGGTGAACGGTCTGCAGGTCTACGCGGAGCTCACCTGCATGGACATCGACCCGCCACGGGAGGGCGCTACAGACTCACTAT CTAAACAAGCTCCTCGGCAAGACCTCCTTGTTCTGGATACAAACGTTCTGATCAGTCACCTGGATTACGTGAAGAAGATCAAAGCCCACGGCCTTGGAG CCGTGGGCTTCCCCATCGTGCTGATCCCCTGGGTGGTCCTGCAGGAGCTGGACTCCCTGAAAAAGAGGCGGGGCACGTCGAGCTCCGTGGCCCGCCGGGCGCCTCTCGCCATGTCGTACATCAACGCATGTCTGAAGAAGCGGGAGCCCAAGCTGTGGGGCCAGTCCATGCAGCAGGACGTCGCCATCAGCAGTGAGTGA